The Accipiter gentilis chromosome 7, bAccGen1.1, whole genome shotgun sequence genome includes a region encoding these proteins:
- the IQCD gene encoding dynein regulatory complex protein 10 — translation MAAGDPAVFRVSLQDVKQRKKPLVKGLATPEKAMITLDARKALDLCQLKPDSMETERIITILDETIAKLEMSSLIPHIIDSLDRFADILGPEITNNLIEYQKLSNEMEHLLASSEEEDTMRGEEQRGCLCLLEQRLKCSVRNVLRLLLANPSLCQALKYEAWSRESPAVVFIKAFGEFRNFMLERLLTSPMEEEEKIKFMEDISLQIKKNAEAITALQAELAAAIRTREEEIHKKDNAIKDLKTSMQDLAKVCKAGIQQIKQEGKNQQKEELQASQARCARLQQDVQQLGAQLNALVLEHRASELALRKRKCRVETEIVNWIQKYDTDMGEKQAEYEDVNAAYTEEKAQLSLLMEKRAVLLQEYSQIEEERRICQEKKEQALKEFTTMTLAATRIQAFWRGYLVRSLFKSKRKKKKKGKGKKTKK, via the exons ATGGCAGCAGGGGATCCAGCTGTATTCCGAGTATCACTTCAGGATGTGAAGCAGAGAAAGAAGCCCTTGGTGAAGGGCTTGGCAACTCCAGAGAAGGCAATGATCACTTTAGATGCCAGGAAGGCATTAGATCTATGTCAGTTAAAACCTGATAGCATGGAGACAGAAAGAATCATAACCATCTTGGATGAGACAATTGCCAAGCTGGAGATGAGCAGTTTGATCCCACATATTATTGACTCTCTGGACAGGTTTGCTGATATATTGGGACCTGAGATCACAAACAACCTGATCGAGTACCAAAAGCTTTCAAACGAAATGGAGCACCTGCTTGCCAGCTCGGAAGAAGAGGACACCATGAGAGGTGAGGAACAACGGGGCTGCCTCTGCTTGCTAGAGCAACGTCTGAAATGTTCTGTTAGAAATGTCCTGAGACTCTTATTGGCCAACCCTTCACTTTGCCAGGCTCTGAAATATGAAGCCTGGTCGAGAGAGTCACCAGCTGTAGTGTTTATCAAAGCCTTTGGGGAGTTCAGGAATTTCATGCTTGAGAGACTCCTGACTAGTCccatggaagaagaagaaaagattaagTTCATGGAAGACATCTCCCTCCAGATTAAGAAAAACGCTGAAGCAATCACAGCTTTACAGGCAGAACTGGCAGCAGCAATCCGGACTCGAGAGGAGGAG ATTCACAAGAAGGACAATGCGATCAAAGACCTCAAAACCAGCATGCAAGATCTGGCCAAAGTCTGCAAGGCTGGCATCCAGCAGAtcaagcaggaaggaaaaaaccagcaaaaagagGAGCTGCAAGCCTCCCAGGCCAGGTGTGCCAGGCTACAGCAGGACGTTCAGCAGCTAGGAGCACAACTCAATGCACTTGTACTGGAGCATCGAGCATCAGAGCTGGCTCTCAGAAAG AGGAAGTGCAGAGTGGAGACGGAAATTGTGAACTGGATCCAGAAATATGACACAGACATGGGAGAAAAACAG GCTGAGTATGAGGATGTTAATGCTGCCTACACCGAGGAGAAGGCCCAGCTGTCCTTGCTGATGGAGAAACGTGCTGTGCTTCTCCAGGAGTATTCCCAGATTGAGGAGGAGCGCAGGATATGCCAGGAGAAGAAGGAGCAGGCTTTGAAGGAATTCACCACCATGACCCTTGCTGCTACCCGCATCCAGGCCTTCTGGAGAGGCTACTTGGTCCGGTCCCTCTTCAAatcaaaaaggaagaagaagaagaagggcaAGGGCAAGAAGACtaagaaataa